CGAGGAGCCGAGCGAAGGAACCTTGCGGATCAATGGCAAGGCCGTGGCCTTTGCCGACGAGGCCGCCGTCAAGGACGCGCGGCGCAGCGTCCAGATCGTTTTCCAAGATCCCTATGGCTCGCTCAATCCGCGCTGGAAGGTGCGGACCATCCTGGACGAGCCGCTGGCGATCAACACCACCCTGGGCGCGGCCGAGCGGCGCGAAAAGGTCGCCGAGATGATGGCCCGGGTCGGGCTGCGTCCCGAATTCGCCACCCGCTATCCCCATATGTTTTCCGGCGGTCAGCGCCAGCGCATCGCCATCGCCCGCGCCCTGATGCTCAATCCCCGGGTGGTGGTGGCCGACGAGCCGGTTTCGGCGCTCGATGTGTCGGTGCAGGCCCAGGTGCTGAATTTGCTGATGGATCTTCAGCAGGATTTCGGCGTCGCCTTCCTGTTCATCAGCCACGACCTGTCGGTGGTCCGCCACATCAGCAACGATCTGATGGTGATGTATCTGGGGCGGGTGGTCGAGATGGGCCCCAAGGAGGCGATCTTCGGCGCCCCGGCCCACCCCTATACCCAGGCGCTGATGGCCGCCACCCCCAAGCTTGATCCCGGCGCCCGGCGCAGCCGCGAGCCGCTGAAGGGCGAATTGCCCTCGCCCCTCTCCCCGCCGCCCGGCTGCACCTTCCACACCCGTTGCCCGCTGGCGGTGGCGATGTGCAAGCAGCAGATCCCGACGCTCCGCCCGGTCGGCGGCCGCGAGGTGGCCTGCCACCGGGCCGAGGACGCCTTGGACAGCCCGCGCGTCTAACCGATCGGCTTCTCCATCACCCGGCGGGCTCTTTCGCATAAGGGCCCGCCATCGCGTCCAGGTGGGAGGACAACGCCTCCAGCGAGGCGGCGAGCAGCGCGCGCATCTGGTCGCAGAGCGCCTGATCGCGACGCAAGGCATCCAGGGTGCCCGGACCGTCCTCGCGCAAGCGTTCCTCCCACAGGGCGGCGTGACTGGCCAGGGCGACGGCGCCCATCGATGCGGCGCTTCCTTTGATCGTATGGAAGGCCATCGACAGGGCGGACCAGTCGCCGCGACCGATCAGATCCTCGATCTCGTCAAGAAGCTCCC
The DNA window shown above is from Rhodospirillum rubrum ATCC 11170 and carries:
- a CDS encoding peptide ABC transporter ATP-binding protein; translated protein: MTPAIPTAHSPLPGTEAVMPVLEAQGLTKRYSVARGPFKDDATVHALTDVSFRLAPGRTLAVVGESGCGKSTLARQVTLIEEPSEGTLRINGKAVAFADEAAVKDARRSVQIVFQDPYGSLNPRWKVRTILDEPLAINTTLGAAERREKVAEMMARVGLRPEFATRYPHMFSGGQRQRIAIARALMLNPRVVVADEPVSALDVSVQAQVLNLLMDLQQDFGVAFLFISHDLSVVRHISNDLMVMYLGRVVEMGPKEAIFGAPAHPYTQALMAATPKLDPGARRSREPLKGELPSPLSPPPGCTFHTRCPLAVAMCKQQIPTLRPVGGREVACHRAEDALDSPRV